In Phormidium yuhuli AB48, one genomic interval encodes:
- a CDS encoding PPC domain-containing protein: MKSKPVSRLTRHLVTVPLITLSWVMTAEAIESQKNLYNPTRLPPNGEVSGVLSENDIPTGQGGFAHDYVVELEAGDQITVDVTSDSFDTIVSLLTPDGLTIGENDDGPDGTTNSLLFMRIQRSGTYIIRVRAFGAGGTGPFNLRLTRLRPM, encoded by the coding sequence ATGAAGTCTAAACCGGTCTCTCGCTTAACGCGGCATCTGGTCACGGTTCCCCTGATTACCTTGAGCTGGGTGATGACAGCTGAAGCCATCGAAAGCCAAAAGAACCTTTATAACCCTACCCGCTTACCGCCCAACGGTGAAGTGTCAGGGGTTCTCTCGGAAAATGATATTCCCACGGGACAGGGGGGGTTTGCCCATGACTATGTGGTGGAGTTGGAGGCAGGAGATCAAATTACCGTTGATGTTACCTCCGATAGCTTTGATACCATCGTCTCCTTGCTGACTCCCGATGGCCTGACGATCGGTGAGAATGATGACGGTCCTGATGGAACCACCAACTCACTCTTGTTCATGCGCATCCAACGCTCGGGAACCTATATTATCCGAGTTCGCGCTTTCGGAGCCGGAGGAACGGGTCCATTTAATCTTAGGCTAACTCGTCTACGGCCCATGTAA
- a CDS encoding Uma2 family endonuclease: MTTLHIQTETAPVTVSLPDLPQMSHEEFLRFCQANEPLRIERAATGEVEIMPPAFSDTGNRNFNLALQLGIWTEQDGTGLGFDSSAGFTLPNGAMRSPDASWIRRAKWERLSEEEKASFAPICPDFVVELRSKSDALATLQAKMQDYIDNGVSLAWLIDRQQRRVWIYRPQQTPQCLENPVQVSGEPELPGFWLTMDRIW; encoded by the coding sequence GTGACAACACTTCACATCCAAACCGAGACGGCTCCTGTTACGGTATCCCTCCCGGACTTGCCTCAGATGAGTCATGAGGAGTTCTTACGCTTTTGCCAGGCGAACGAACCCCTGCGGATTGAGCGGGCCGCCACGGGGGAGGTTGAAATTATGCCACCGGCGTTTTCCGATACGGGAAATCGTAACTTTAACCTAGCTCTACAACTGGGAATTTGGACAGAGCAAGATGGAACTGGCTTAGGTTTTGATTCTAGTGCTGGGTTTACCCTCCCTAACGGGGCCATGAGATCACCAGATGCGTCTTGGATAAGACGTGCCAAATGGGAGCGACTCAGTGAGGAGGAGAAGGCCTCCTTTGCGCCGATTTGCCCGGATTTTGTCGTGGAATTGCGCTCTAAAAGCGATGCACTGGCAACGTTGCAAGCTAAGATGCAAGACTACATCGATAATGGTGTCTCCTTAGCCTGGCTCATCGATCGCCAGCAACGTCGGGTTTGGATCTATCGCCCCCAACAGACTCCCCAATGTCTGGAAAACCCAGTACAGGTGAGTGGAGAGCCTGAATTACCGGGTTTTTGGCTAACCATGGACCGCATTTGGTAG
- a CDS encoding L-lactate MFS transporter, protein MNSSTQGSDLTLFGLPAERGRWFLIPLGMLVLLCLGTVYSWSIFRRPLEAELNLTATQSLLPYMIALLCYAITMPIAGFYITRMGTRLMTAIGAIVVGIGYSLASFADGIGVMVLGYGVIAGIGVGITYGIPMAVAARWFPDKKGLAVGLTIVGFGLSPLVTAPLAKGLIDTYGVQRSLLILGVTFTLIILAISTTMTLPPTCWIPSPTARGQQKRSLPVSYPDKMLKSPSFYGLWMCYTIGTFVGLSAIGISSPVGEELIAIDSAMAATSVSIFALFNGVSRPLFGWLCDRLQPRYVAIASYTLILIGCILMLNAGEGQVATYIVAFSLFWFSLGGWLALAPTATLRLFNPDDYAQNYGIVFTAYGVGALLGTLVAGQLRDWFGSYVYAFYPMGGLAIVGIILATFMLKRDRPKLLVSE, encoded by the coding sequence ATGAATAGCTCAACACAGGGATCAGACCTAACACTGTTTGGACTTCCCGCTGAACGGGGGCGGTGGTTTCTGATTCCCTTGGGAATGCTTGTCTTACTCTGTTTGGGGACGGTCTATTCTTGGAGTATTTTTAGGAGACCCCTGGAAGCCGAACTGAATTTGACGGCGACGCAAAGTTTATTACCCTATATGATTGCGCTGCTGTGTTACGCCATCACCATGCCCATTGCTGGGTTCTATATTACCCGCATGGGAACTCGTTTAATGACGGCGATTGGTGCCATCGTGGTGGGAATTGGCTATAGTCTGGCGAGTTTTGCCGATGGAATTGGGGTGATGGTTCTTGGCTATGGTGTGATTGCGGGAATTGGCGTGGGGATTACCTATGGGATTCCCATGGCAGTGGCGGCTCGTTGGTTCCCGGATAAGAAGGGCCTGGCGGTGGGGTTGACGATTGTTGGCTTTGGGTTGTCCCCTCTGGTGACGGCACCTCTGGCGAAAGGTTTGATTGATACCTATGGGGTTCAACGGAGTTTGTTGATTTTGGGGGTGACGTTTACCCTGATTATTTTGGCAATTTCGACGACGATGACGTTACCGCCAACCTGTTGGATTCCTAGCCCAACGGCAAGGGGTCAACAGAAGCGATCACTTCCGGTGAGTTATCCGGATAAGATGCTTAAAAGTCCCTCGTTTTATGGACTGTGGATGTGTTATACGATTGGTACGTTTGTGGGCTTAAGTGCCATTGGGATCTCAAGTCCTGTGGGTGAGGAATTGATTGCCATTGATTCAGCGATGGCGGCTACCAGTGTCTCGATTTTTGCTCTGTTTAATGGGGTGAGTCGTCCGCTGTTTGGTTGGCTGTGCGATCGCCTGCAACCTCGTTATGTGGCGATCGCCTCCTACACCCTGATTCTCATTGGCTGCATTTTGATGCTGAATGCTGGGGAAGGACAGGTGGCGACTTATATTGTGGCGTTTTCCCTGTTCTGGTTTTCTCTGGGGGGATGGTTAGCCTTGGCCCCGACGGCGACGCTGCGGCTGTTTAATCCCGATGATTATGCTCAAAATTACGGGATTGTCTTTACGGCCTATGGAGTGGGGGCCCTGTTGGGAACGTTGGTGGCGGGACAACTGCGGGATTGGTTTGGAAGCTATGTCTATGCTTTTTATCCCATGGGGGGGTTGGCGATTGTTGGCATTATTCTAGCCACGTTTATGTTGAAGCGCGATCGCCCTAAACTGCTAGTTTCTGAGTGA
- a CDS encoding aminotransferase class I/II-fold pyridoxal phosphate-dependent enzyme: MTNWPVQSRTPFLDALKTQANAPQTPFYFPGHKRGGGIAEPLKDWLGDAVFQGDLPELPKLDNLFQPQGPLRDAQDLAAAAFGAQQTWFLTNGSTAGVMAAILATCHPGEKLALARNSHQCAIAGLILAGVEPVFIQPEYDATWDIALRVSPEALETTLNQHSDIKAVLVVSPTYHGVCSDIAPLADCCHRHQIPLIVDEAHGAHLGFHPQLPPSALQSHADLVIQSTHKSLTALSQGAMLHSQGDRISRQRLQASLPLVQSTSPNSLILASLDMARQQIATQGHQHLQACLDLAQQVRSHLSQLPAVALSPHADDPTRLTLRLGQQSGYHLDEQLAADFGVLCELPQQHHLTFALTIGNHPIHGEELLQAITQLAQAAPTPAPLALSPLPPLPPMSLTPRQAHFAPKETLPRHQALGRISGELICPYPPGIPLLIPGERITESALTQLSSTLAAGGLLTGCQDITGEHLQVIARTS; encoded by the coding sequence GTGACTAATTGGCCCGTCCAATCGAGGACCCCCTTCTTAGACGCTCTCAAAACCCAAGCCAATGCCCCTCAAACCCCCTTTTACTTTCCCGGCCACAAACGGGGAGGGGGAATTGCTGAACCCTTAAAAGATTGGCTCGGAGATGCGGTTTTTCAGGGAGATTTACCCGAACTGCCGAAACTGGATAATCTCTTCCAACCCCAGGGCCCGCTTCGGGACGCCCAAGACTTAGCAGCAGCAGCCTTTGGCGCTCAACAGACCTGGTTTTTAACCAACGGGTCCACCGCCGGGGTGATGGCCGCCATTTTAGCCACCTGTCATCCTGGGGAGAAACTGGCCCTAGCGCGAAATAGTCATCAATGTGCGATCGCCGGTCTAATCCTAGCGGGAGTGGAGCCAGTCTTCATTCAGCCAGAATACGACGCCACCTGGGATATAGCCCTGAGAGTCAGCCCAGAAGCCCTAGAAACCACCTTAAATCAACATTCCGACATCAAAGCCGTTTTAGTCGTCTCACCCACCTATCACGGAGTTTGTAGTGATATTGCCCCCTTAGCCGACTGTTGCCATCGTCATCAGATCCCCCTAATTGTGGACGAAGCCCATGGGGCCCATTTAGGCTTTCATCCCCAATTGCCCCCCTCGGCCCTACAGAGTCATGCTGACCTGGTAATTCAGTCCACCCATAAGAGTTTAACCGCCCTGTCCCAAGGCGCGATGTTGCACTCTCAGGGCGATCGCATCAGCCGCCAGCGTCTGCAAGCCAGCCTACCCCTCGTACAGTCCACCAGTCCCAACTCCCTGATTCTCGCCAGCCTAGACATGGCCCGCCAACAAATCGCCACCCAGGGACACCAGCACTTACAAGCCTGTTTAGACCTCGCCCAACAGGTGCGATCGCACCTCAGCCAACTCCCCGCCGTCGCCCTGTCCCCCCACGCCGACGACCCCACCCGTCTCACCCTACGGCTTGGCCAGCAAAGCGGCTATCATCTCGACGAACAACTCGCCGCCGACTTTGGAGTCCTCTGTGAACTACCACAACAGCATCATCTCACCTTCGCCCTAACCATCGGCAACCATCCCATCCACGGCGAGGAACTTCTCCAAGCCATCACGCAACTGGCCCAAGCCGCCCCAACCCCAGCCCCCCTCGCCCTCAGTCCCTTACCCCCACTTCCCCCCATGAGTCTCACTCCTCGTCAGGCCCATTTCGCCCCCAAAGAAACTCTCCCCCGCCACCAGGCCCTGGGACGGATTTCCGGAGAACTCATTTGTCCCTATCCCCCAGGGATTCCCCTCCTGATTCCCGGCGAACGCATCACCGAGAGCGCCCTAACTCAACTCAGCAGCACCCTAGCCGCCGGAGGCCTCTTAACAGGTTGTCAAGATATAACAGGAGAACATCTACAGGTCATAGCCAGGACTAGCTAA
- a CDS encoding DUF262 domain-containing protein — protein sequence MNQSNENFPTLDDIKSLEQQINEQSKKIEFYITEYTIEILALKLQNGDFEVPDYQREYTWEPERKSRFIESIFMGLPIPFLFFWESPETGKLEIVDGSQRLRTIKEFIYDDFKLGNLQLLSLLSNFRFVQLSESRQRKFKNKSIRGIVLNEHTDEASRFELFERINTGSKVARPAELRRGALHGLFQELVRELAEEEMFKALAPLSKKEIKERQREELVTRFFAYGDGLDDYKDKVSPFLFNYTKKMNAKFEKNRQQKDVYRDRFVETMEFIRRVFPHGFRKTPKGRATPKARFEAISIGSFLALQQRPALKNEDIDVTSWLSSQEFAKITGADGANAIGRLKKRIYFVRDRLLGA from the coding sequence ATGAATCAATCTAATGAAAATTTTCCAACACTAGATGATATAAAGTCTCTTGAGCAACAGATAAATGAGCAATCTAAAAAAATTGAGTTTTACATAACTGAGTACACGATTGAAATATTGGCATTGAAGTTGCAGAACGGAGATTTTGAAGTTCCTGACTACCAGCGTGAGTACACCTGGGAACCCGAAAGAAAATCTAGGTTTATCGAATCTATATTCATGGGCCTACCCATCCCATTTTTGTTTTTTTGGGAAAGTCCCGAAACCGGAAAACTAGAGATTGTCGATGGGTCTCAAAGGCTAAGAACCATTAAGGAATTTATTTATGATGACTTCAAGTTAGGCAATTTACAGCTCTTGTCATTACTCAGCAATTTTAGATTTGTCCAGCTATCAGAATCTCGACAAAGAAAATTTAAAAACAAATCGATCCGAGGAATTGTCTTAAATGAACACACAGATGAAGCCTCCAGATTTGAGTTATTTGAACGTATCAACACAGGCAGTAAGGTTGCTAGACCAGCAGAACTAAGACGGGGAGCCTTACATGGATTATTTCAGGAGTTGGTTAGGGAATTAGCCGAAGAAGAAATGTTTAAAGCTCTGGCTCCTCTATCTAAAAAAGAGATTAAGGAGCGTCAACGAGAAGAACTTGTTACACGATTTTTTGCCTATGGTGATGGCTTGGATGACTATAAAGACAAAGTTTCTCCTTTCTTATTCAATTACACAAAAAAGATGAATGCTAAATTTGAAAAAAATCGACAACAGAAAGATGTATATCGTGACCGTTTCGTTGAGACCATGGAATTTATCAGACGAGTATTTCCTCATGGCTTTCGCAAAACTCCTAAGGGGCGGGCCACCCCAAAAGCACGCTTTGAGGCAATTTCAATTGGTAGTTTTTTAGCGTTACAGCAAAGACCGGCACTTAAAAACGAGGATATTGATGTTACATCCTGGCTGAGTAGTCAAGAGTTTGCCAAAATCACAGGTGCTGATGGAGCTAACGCAATCGGTCGTTTAAAAAAGAGAATTTACTTTGTCCGTGATAGGCTTTTAGGAGCTTAA